One genomic segment of Synechocystis sp. LKSZ1 includes these proteins:
- a CDS encoding precorrin-2 C(20)-methyltransferase encodes MQKLGILWGVSVGTGDPELLTLKALNCLQRVPVVAFPAGLRGQPGIAEEIIRPYLQPEQITLALTFPYVLDTDVLAQAWQRAAATVWDYLRQGRDVAFACEGDISFYSTFTYLAQTLQAQHPEVLIQRIPGVSSPMVAASVLGLPLTMQDQRLAVLPALYHPQELEQALDWADVIVLMKVRLVYGQVWSILAARELLGQAWLVERASTPGEKIYHPLDGYPELTLSYFSLLIIQNPRH; translated from the coding sequence ATGCAAAAACTGGGCATCCTCTGGGGAGTGAGTGTGGGGACGGGCGATCCGGAATTGCTCACCCTCAAGGCCCTCAACTGTTTACAGCGTGTTCCCGTTGTCGCCTTTCCGGCGGGTTTACGGGGCCAACCCGGTATTGCGGAAGAGATTATTCGGCCCTACCTACAACCTGAACAAATTACCCTGGCCTTGACTTTTCCCTATGTTCTAGACACCGATGTGTTGGCCCAGGCCTGGCAGAGGGCAGCGGCGACCGTTTGGGATTACCTACGGCAGGGCCGGGATGTGGCCTTTGCCTGTGAAGGAGATATTAGTTTTTATAGTACTTTTACCTACCTGGCCCAAACCCTCCAGGCCCAGCATCCAGAAGTCTTGATTCAACGAATTCCAGGGGTCAGTTCTCCCATGGTGGCGGCCTCGGTTCTAGGCCTCCCCTTGACGATGCAAGACCAACGGTTGGCGGTTTTACCAGCTTTGTACCATCCCCAGGAACTGGAGCAGGCCCTAGACTGGGCTGATGTCATCGTGCTGATGAAGGTGCGTTTGGTCTACGGCCAGGTTTGGTCTATCCTGGCGGCCCGGGAGCTTCTGGGCCAGGCTTGGTTGGTGGAGCGGGCCTCGACCCCCGGAGAAAAAATTTATCATCCCCTGGATGGCTATCCAGAGCTAACGTTGTCCTATTTTTCCCTGCTGATTATCCAAAATCCTAGGCATTAA
- a CDS encoding hybrid sensor histidine kinase/response regulator, which translates to METNRTIQILLIEDSLAEARLLKEILKGVTGYQFFIAHVLRLAEALQYLQQQEVNIILLDLTLPDSQGLSSLQPLLQIAPQVPIVVLTHYDNDGLALEAVRQGAQDYLVKRQASADNLIRAICYAIERKQADQHLYQLNQHLTEDIKVQAAELDKVKALNQMKSEFVSMLSHDFRNPLNTILLSAGLLEESRDRLTPEQQVTYFQMIRTAIKDMDQLLSEVLLLGRSDAGQLQCSFSPLDLMQFCQELVRSISSSRPESQRIRFTSQGNVAVGLWDAKLLRHILLNLLSNALKYSPAGQPVDFTLIGQGQQVCFQVRDYGIGIPPEAIPQLFHPFYRADNVDTIQGTGLGLAIVQKCTELHGGRVQVISELGLGSTFTVILPVLNTSVESLSFVPDNLQIR; encoded by the coding sequence ATGGAGACCAATCGTACAATTCAAATTCTGTTAATTGAAGACAGTTTGGCTGAGGCGCGACTGCTCAAGGAAATCCTCAAGGGGGTAACGGGTTATCAATTTTTTATTGCCCATGTCCTGCGCTTGGCCGAGGCCCTCCAGTATCTTCAACAGCAGGAGGTGAACATTATTTTACTGGATCTGACCTTGCCCGATAGCCAGGGCCTATCTTCCCTCCAGCCCTTACTGCAAATCGCTCCCCAAGTCCCCATCGTTGTCCTGACCCACTACGATAACGACGGTTTGGCCCTAGAGGCCGTCCGTCAGGGGGCCCAAGATTACCTCGTTAAACGTCAGGCCAGTGCCGATAACCTGATTCGGGCTATTTGCTATGCCATTGAACGTAAGCAGGCCGACCAACACCTCTACCAACTCAACCAACATTTAACCGAAGATATTAAAGTCCAGGCGGCGGAACTGGATAAGGTCAAGGCCCTGAACCAAATGAAATCGGAATTTGTGTCGATGTTGTCCCACGATTTCCGCAATCCGTTAAATACCATCCTCTTATCTGCTGGCCTGTTGGAAGAAAGCCGCGACCGCCTCACCCCGGAACAGCAAGTCACCTATTTTCAAATGATCCGTACCGCCATTAAAGATATGGATCAACTGCTCAGCGAAGTGCTACTGTTGGGCCGTTCCGATGCCGGGCAATTGCAGTGCAGTTTTTCCCCCCTGGATTTGATGCAATTTTGCCAAGAGCTCGTCCGTTCTATTTCATCGAGTCGCCCGGAATCCCAACGGATTCGCTTTACCAGCCAGGGCAATGTGGCCGTTGGCCTGTGGGATGCGAAGTTACTGCGCCACATTTTATTGAATCTTCTCAGCAATGCCCTAAAATATTCTCCTGCGGGCCAGCCGGTGGACTTTACCTTAATTGGCCAGGGCCAACAGGTGTGCTTCCAAGTCCGAGACTACGGTATTGGCATTCCCCCAGAGGCAATTCCCCAGCTATTCCATCCTTTCTACCGAGCCGATAATGTGGATACCATCCAAGGAACCGGCCTCGGCCTGGCCATTGTGCAAAAATGTACAGAACTCCATGGCGGTCGAGTACAAGTGATCAGTGAACTCGGCCTGGGCTCGACCTTTACCGTTATCCTGCCCGTGCTCAATACCAGCGTCGAAAGCCTTTCCTTTGTGCCGGACAACCTACAAATACGCTAG
- a CDS encoding protein kinase: MSLCINPDCEKSKNQEDQGLRLFCTGCGSSLLINDLYRVIQYLGGGGFGITYLVDDCGKKKVLKILHNTDPKAISLFDQEARVLQGLTHPGIPSVEIGGRFDYFPRGGQEPLRCLVMEYIEGETIEDYLSKRDYRPISEQAAVRWLQELIEILALVHSANYFHRDIKPANIMLRSSGQITLIDFGTAREETQTYLQKLSGQGVTGIVSVGYTPHEQAHGHAEYRSDFFSVGRTFVFLLTGKTPDQFQDSLKNGLIWQQEAQSYRQELRDLIDELMRPDVNDRPINAQAILEKLKLLVDFYQTPKTVKVFKSNSSTNSIKPIKSSKLFLNRQITINLDLLLIFSSLATGTIGLTLGLMIPFRNAVKVPVQPRSSPPLKVAPKPTQPAKPKATTPKPTQPAKPKATTPKPAQTDKPKTIQPAKLKATTPKPARTTELKVTQPAKPQSTTPKATQPTKPDATPPKATQPDKPKATPKPE; this comes from the coding sequence ATGAGTCTTTGCATTAATCCAGATTGTGAGAAGTCAAAAAATCAAGAAGATCAAGGTCTGCGCTTATTTTGCACAGGTTGTGGCTCAAGCCTTCTAATTAATGATCTCTACCGTGTGATTCAATATCTAGGGGGCGGTGGCTTTGGGATCACTTATTTAGTAGATGATTGTGGAAAAAAGAAAGTCTTAAAAATTCTTCATAATACTGACCCTAAAGCGATCTCCTTGTTCGATCAAGAAGCCCGTGTCCTTCAAGGTTTAACTCATCCGGGGATTCCCTCTGTAGAAATAGGAGGACGATTTGACTATTTTCCACGAGGTGGTCAGGAACCCTTGCGATGTTTGGTGATGGAATATATTGAAGGGGAAACCATTGAAGACTATTTGTCCAAAAGAGATTATAGACCTATTTCAGAACAAGCGGCAGTACGTTGGTTACAGGAGTTGATAGAAATCCTGGCGTTAGTACATAGTGCAAACTATTTTCATCGAGATATTAAACCAGCCAATATTATGCTAAGGTCTTCTGGTCAAATTACTTTAATTGATTTTGGTACAGCACGAGAAGAAACCCAAACCTATTTACAAAAACTTTCTGGACAAGGCGTTACAGGAATTGTATCAGTTGGTTATACTCCCCATGAACAAGCACATGGCCATGCAGAATATCGCTCTGATTTTTTCTCAGTGGGTCGCACGTTTGTTTTTTTATTAACAGGAAAAACACCAGATCAGTTTCAAGATAGCTTAAAAAATGGCTTGATTTGGCAACAGGAAGCCCAAAGCTATCGCCAGGAATTAAGAGATTTAATAGATGAATTAATGCGTCCCGATGTCAATGATAGACCAATCAACGCCCAGGCTATTTTAGAGAAATTAAAATTATTGGTTGATTTTTATCAAACCCCAAAAACAGTCAAGGTCTTTAAATCGAATTCTTCCACAAACAGCATAAAACCGATAAAAAGTAGCAAGTTATTTTTGAATCGCCAAATAACGATCAATCTTGATTTATTATTGATTTTTTCCAGTCTGGCAACAGGAACCATTGGATTAACACTGGGTTTAATGATTCCATTTCGTAACGCTGTAAAAGTTCCAGTTCAGCCCCGATCTTCTCCTCCTCTTAAAGTTGCCCCTAAACCAACTCAACCCGCTAAGCCTAAAGCTACTACTCCTAAACCAACTCAACCCGCTAAACCTAAAGCTACTACCCCTAAACCAGCTCAGACCGACAAGCCCAAAACTATTCAACCGGCCAAGCTTAAAGCTACTACTCCTAAACCAGCTCGGACTACTGAACTTAAAGTTACTCAACCTGCTAAGCCTCAATCTACTACCCCTAAAGCAACTCAGCCTACTAAACCTGACGCTACTCCTCCTAAAGCGACTCAACCCGATAAACCTAAAGCTACCCCTAAACCTGAGTAA
- a CDS encoding ABC transporter substrate-binding protein, whose amino-acid sequence MAKKNETLILGLSLLVSFLLVGGGGWWLWRQIQGGSLQSTQSGLSVSPDLATRFSDGSRILVTSPNNEKKQLAIQAAVASNSIKAINLYSEYLQQNRNDPEALIYLNNLKALENNPLRIAVVAPVSGNLNIAQEILRGVAQAQEEINRQGGIKGRYLHITLVDDSNDSNLAPKVAQALVANPEILGVIGHNASSATLSAAPTYQAGKLVLVNPTSLANGVGDVGDYIFRVVPTISTAARSLSEIARAKTPTVAVCYDSQAPDAVSFEQEFMANFLKNGGQLAPTVCDLSNKTLVPKTAIQEALASGAKGLLLLPHIERLQNAYDLAKANQGQLKLYGNSTLATIKTLEQGQNTVGLILAVPWSAKNKTSLGFAKAARQQWGGDVSWRTAGAYDATYVLAQGLGQNPSRTGLQQALGNPQFVAPSINGEVHFLPNGERSGPATLVEMKPAPGHITGYDFTLIAHP is encoded by the coding sequence ATGGCTAAAAAAAACGAAACACTGATCCTCGGGCTTTCTTTGTTAGTGAGTTTTCTGCTCGTCGGTGGTGGTGGTTGGTGGCTATGGCGACAAATTCAAGGGGGAAGTCTCCAGTCTACGCAATCCGGTCTCTCTGTTTCCCCTGATTTAGCAACTCGGTTTAGTGACGGCTCCCGGATTCTAGTGACTAGTCCTAACAATGAGAAAAAACAATTAGCGATACAAGCAGCAGTAGCCAGCAATAGTATTAAGGCTATTAATTTATATTCTGAGTATCTCCAACAAAACCGCAATGATCCCGAAGCGCTTATTTATCTGAATAACCTGAAGGCCCTGGAAAATAATCCTCTCAGAATTGCCGTTGTCGCCCCGGTCTCCGGTAACCTCAACATTGCCCAGGAGATCCTGCGAGGAGTCGCCCAAGCCCAGGAAGAAATTAATCGTCAGGGAGGTATTAAAGGACGCTATTTACACATCACTCTAGTTGATGACAGTAATGATTCCAATCTGGCCCCCAAGGTGGCCCAGGCTTTGGTAGCCAATCCAGAGATCCTTGGGGTGATTGGCCATAATGCCAGTAGTGCGACCCTAAGTGCTGCTCCTACTTACCAAGCAGGGAAATTGGTGTTAGTTAATCCGACTAGTCTGGCCAATGGGGTGGGCGATGTCGGTGACTATATTTTTCGGGTTGTGCCTACCATCAGTACCGCAGCTCGTTCTCTGAGCGAAATAGCCCGGGCCAAAACACCAACGGTAGCGGTTTGCTACGATTCCCAGGCCCCTGACGCCGTTTCCTTTGAACAGGAATTTATGGCCAATTTCCTCAAAAATGGGGGCCAGTTAGCGCCTACCGTCTGTGACCTGAGTAATAAGACTCTAGTGCCGAAAACAGCTATCCAAGAGGCCCTGGCCAGTGGCGCCAAAGGTTTATTGCTATTACCCCATATTGAGCGACTCCAGAATGCCTACGACCTCGCCAAAGCGAATCAGGGGCAATTGAAACTGTATGGTAATAGCACGTTAGCAACGATCAAGACTCTAGAGCAGGGCCAAAATACGGTGGGCCTTATTCTCGCTGTACCTTGGAGTGCCAAAAATAAAACCAGTTTGGGGTTTGCCAAGGCCGCCCGTCAGCAGTGGGGAGGGGATGTGTCTTGGCGTACCGCCGGGGCCTACGATGCCACCTATGTTCTGGCCCAGGGATTAGGTCAAAATCCGAGTCGCACGGGTTTACAACAGGCCCTAGGCAATCCTCAATTTGTTGCCCCAAGTATTAATGGAGAGGTGCATTTTTTGCCCAATGGAGAGCGGTCTGGGCCCGCTACTCTCGTGGAAATGAAACCGGCCCCAGGCCATATTACGGGCTATGACTTTACGTTAATCGCTCATCCATAA
- a CDS encoding response regulator — MTVAEYEQPKVILLVEDSKADIRLVQEVLKSSTVAHDLRVVRDGLAAMDYLYQRNDHLDAPRPNLIVLDLNLPKKDGREVLAEIKTNPDLKRIPVVVLTTSHHEEDIQCSYELHVNCYITKSRNLKDLFKLVQGIESFWLETVTLPHD, encoded by the coding sequence GTGACCGTCGCCGAGTATGAACAACCGAAAGTCATCCTGTTGGTGGAAGATAGTAAGGCGGATATTCGTCTTGTCCAAGAAGTGCTGAAATCCAGTACAGTCGCCCACGACCTCCGGGTGGTTCGGGATGGCCTGGCGGCCATGGACTACCTCTACCAACGCAATGACCACCTGGATGCCCCCCGGCCCAATTTGATTGTCCTTGACCTCAATCTGCCCAAAAAAGATGGCCGGGAGGTGTTGGCAGAAATTAAAACGAATCCTGACCTGAAGCGAATTCCGGTGGTGGTGCTAACCACTTCTCACCATGAGGAGGATATTCAATGTAGCTATGAATTACATGTCAACTGTTACATCACCAAATCTCGTAATCTCAAAGATCTTTTTAAGCTAGTACAAGGTATTGAATCGTTTTGGCTGGAGACCGTGACCCTCCCCCATGACTAG
- a CDS encoding ATP-binding protein — protein sequence MANLVSQQDQHLQELEKLAIHTTSQIQAYGMVLVLAEPDLSIVQTSTNCHSLLGISAQQLLGESLESIFDSFQIEPIKEQITAGNLDFINPTKLWARLDGDNYTVFDAVFHRNAENILILELEPTDSVDSISFLSFYHLAKVSINELGASASLEEFCQVIVKEVRQLTGFDRVMLYRFDQYNHGDVIAEDKRADLEPYLGLRYPESDIPQPARRLFIHNPIRLIPDAKAPVVELYPALHPSTEQPLDLTQSILRSASPCHLEYLHNMKVGASLTISLIKDGALWGLIACHHLTPKHVPYELRKACEFLGRVVFADLSAREDTQDYDYRMALKEIQTRLVDEMTTSPDFIEGLMADRQGLLDLTGAQGAALCFGDRLLLLGQTPSESEVKYLLQWLKGQALDDVFFTQSLASLYSDALGFKEVASGLIALPIAERNYLLWFRPEVLQTVNWGGDPSHAFEIVALNNQQVRLSPRKSFERWKETVRLNSLPWKPVEIRAALELKKAIVNIILRQADELAELARDLERSNADLKKFAYVASHDLQEPLNQVANYVQLLEMRYGEQLDEDAAEFINFAVDGVSLMQTLIDDVLAYSKVDVQNAELALTDSHQALDRALANLRRRILENQARITVDPLPAVMADGTQLMQVFQNLIGNALKFRTKTPPEIHVSAQRLDKAWLFSVQDNGIGIDPQFFDRIFVIFQRLHTRDEYSGTGMGLAICKKIIDGHRGQIWVESELGQGSTFFFTIPVGGAERDRRRV from the coding sequence ATGGCTAATTTAGTGAGTCAACAGGATCAGCATTTACAGGAATTAGAAAAATTAGCAATTCATACGACGTCCCAGATTCAAGCCTACGGCATGGTTTTGGTACTCGCAGAGCCGGATTTAAGCATTGTTCAGACCAGTACCAATTGTCACAGTTTGTTAGGTATTTCTGCTCAGCAATTATTGGGTGAGTCCCTAGAGTCCATTTTTGATAGTTTTCAAATTGAACCCATTAAGGAACAAATTACCGCTGGTAACTTGGATTTTATTAATCCCACCAAGCTCTGGGCCCGTTTAGATGGCGATAATTACACCGTTTTTGACGCTGTTTTCCATCGCAATGCCGAAAATATTCTGATTTTAGAGCTAGAACCCACCGATTCCGTTGATAGTATTTCGTTTCTGAGTTTTTACCATCTGGCTAAGGTATCAATTAACGAACTCGGGGCCAGCGCCAGTCTGGAGGAATTTTGCCAGGTGATTGTAAAGGAAGTGCGCCAGTTAACCGGCTTTGACCGGGTAATGCTCTACCGTTTTGATCAATACAATCATGGCGATGTGATTGCCGAGGATAAGCGAGCTGACCTGGAGCCCTATCTCGGCCTGCGTTATCCCGAATCGGATATTCCCCAGCCCGCCCGTCGTTTATTTATCCATAACCCCATTCGTCTGATTCCCGATGCCAAGGCCCCAGTAGTGGAACTTTATCCGGCCCTGCATCCCAGCACGGAACAGCCCCTCGACTTGACTCAATCGATTCTGCGTAGTGCCTCTCCTTGTCACTTGGAGTACCTGCACAATATGAAGGTCGGGGCCTCCCTCACTATCTCTTTGATTAAGGATGGTGCCCTGTGGGGCCTGATTGCTTGCCACCATTTAACCCCGAAGCATGTGCCCTATGAACTGCGGAAGGCCTGCGAGTTTTTGGGGCGGGTGGTGTTTGCCGACCTTTCAGCACGGGAAGATACCCAGGACTACGATTACCGCATGGCCCTGAAGGAGATCCAAACCCGCCTCGTGGACGAAATGACAACATCCCCCGATTTTATTGAGGGGTTAATGGCTGACCGCCAGGGCCTGCTAGATTTAACCGGAGCCCAGGGCGCGGCCCTTTGCTTTGGAGACCGTCTGCTCTTGCTAGGCCAAACCCCCAGTGAATCGGAGGTGAAATATCTATTGCAATGGCTCAAGGGCCAGGCCTTAGATGATGTCTTTTTTACCCAGTCCCTAGCCAGTCTCTACAGTGATGCCCTCGGCTTTAAAGAAGTGGCGAGTGGTCTGATTGCTCTACCAATTGCAGAGCGCAATTATTTGCTCTGGTTCCGCCCCGAAGTGTTGCAGACCGTTAACTGGGGGGGCGATCCCAGTCATGCCTTTGAAATTGTGGCCCTCAATAATCAACAAGTACGGCTTTCTCCCCGTAAATCCTTTGAGCGTTGGAAGGAAACGGTACGACTGAATTCTCTACCCTGGAAACCGGTGGAAATTCGGGCGGCCCTAGAATTGAAAAAGGCCATTGTTAATATCATTCTGCGCCAGGCCGATGAACTCGCTGAACTGGCCCGGGATCTAGAACGTTCCAATGCCGACCTGAAAAAATTCGCCTACGTGGCCTCCCATGACCTCCAGGAACCCCTCAATCAAGTCGCAAATTACGTCCAACTGTTGGAAATGCGCTACGGCGAACAATTAGACGAAGACGCCGCAGAGTTTATTAATTTTGCGGTGGATGGGGTGTCCTTGATGCAGACCCTGATCGATGATGTGTTGGCCTACTCCAAAGTAGATGTCCAAAATGCAGAATTGGCCCTGACCGATAGTCATCAGGCCCTCGACCGGGCCCTGGCCAATCTCCGGCGTCGCATTCTGGAAAACCAGGCTCGGATCACCGTTGATCCCCTGCCGGCAGTGATGGCCGATGGCACCCAACTCATGCAGGTTTTCCAAAACTTAATTGGCAATGCTCTGAAATTCCGAACAAAGACTCCCCCGGAAATTCATGTCAGTGCCCAGCGTCTAGATAAGGCCTGGCTATTTTCCGTGCAGGATAACGGGATTGGCATTGACCCCCAATTCTTTGACCGTATTTTTGTCATTTTTCAACGCCTGCATACCCGTGATGAGTACAGTGGCACGGGCATGGGCCTGGCTATCTGTAAGAAAATTATCGATGGTCACCGGGGACAAATCTGGGTAGAGTCGGAATTGGGTCAAGGTTCCACCTTCTTTTTCACCATTCCAGTAGGAGGCGCTGAGCGTGACCGTCGCCGAGTATGA
- a CDS encoding universal stress protein — MFKSILFPIDQSREAREAAQMVVNLVKTHQSRLTLLSVVEQTPAADQGSSETTSPMASPEQVAQLLQAAQALFAKENISAEVIERDGMPSFTICDVADEINADLIVMGCRGLGLTTEGAAESVTSRVINLSPCPVLIVP, encoded by the coding sequence ATGTTTAAAAGTATTTTATTTCCCATTGACCAAAGCCGCGAAGCTCGGGAAGCCGCCCAAATGGTGGTGAATTTAGTGAAAACCCACCAGAGTCGTTTGACCCTGCTCTCGGTGGTGGAACAGACCCCTGCCGCTGATCAAGGAAGTAGCGAGACGACAAGCCCTATGGCCTCGCCCGAACAGGTCGCCCAACTCCTGCAGGCGGCCCAGGCCCTGTTTGCTAAGGAGAACATCTCTGCGGAGGTGATTGAACGGGACGGCATGCCCTCTTTTACTATCTGTGATGTAGCCGATGAAATTAATGCCGATTTAATTGTGATGGGTTGTCGGGGCCTAGGCCTAACGACGGAAGGGGCCGCAGAAAGCGTGACCAGTCGGGTGATTAATCTGTCTCCCTGTCCAGTTTTGATCGTTCCCTAG
- the ilvA gene encoding threonine ammonia-lyase, biosynthetic, producing MSSDYLERILKARVYDVAQETPLDYAQNLSRRLNNRVYLKREDMQPVFSFKLRGAYNKMAQLPPDLLKQGVIAASAGNHAQGVALGASKLGTQALIVMPVTTPQVKVDAVKARGGVVVLHGDTYDDAYAYARQLEQEKGLTFIHPFNDPDVIAGQGTIGMEILRQYQQPIHAIFVAIGGGGLMAGIAAYVKRLYPEIKMIGVEPVDADAMAQSLKAGQRVKLAQVGLFADGVAVREVGDETFRLCQQYVDEMILVDTDNICAAIKDVFEDTRSILEPAGALAIAGLKAYVEREGCQGESLIAVACGANMNFDRLRFVAERAEYGEHREAIFAVTIPEQRGSLRQFCELLGKHNLTEFSYRIASREEAHIFVGIQIQNRGDATHLAAIFEGHGFKTLDLTDDELTKLHLRHMVGGRSSLADHELLYRFEFPERPGALMKFLKCMNPAWNISLFHYRNHGADYGRIVVGMQVPPEEMADWQTFLDNLGYRYWDESHNPAYQLFLG from the coding sequence ATGTCCTCCGATTACCTTGAACGTATCCTCAAAGCCCGAGTCTACGATGTAGCCCAGGAAACGCCCCTCGACTATGCCCAAAATCTGTCCCGTCGGCTCAATAATCGCGTTTACCTCAAGCGAGAGGACATGCAACCGGTATTTTCCTTTAAGTTGCGTGGGGCCTATAACAAAATGGCTCAGTTGCCCCCAGATTTGCTTAAACAAGGGGTGATTGCCGCTTCCGCAGGGAATCATGCTCAAGGTGTGGCCCTCGGGGCCTCGAAATTGGGAACTCAGGCCCTGATCGTGATGCCGGTAACAACCCCCCAAGTTAAGGTCGATGCCGTCAAGGCCCGGGGGGGCGTGGTGGTGCTCCACGGTGATACCTATGATGATGCCTACGCCTACGCTCGTCAGTTAGAGCAGGAAAAGGGCCTAACCTTTATTCATCCCTTCAATGACCCGGACGTGATCGCCGGCCAGGGAACCATTGGCATGGAGATTTTGCGTCAGTACCAACAGCCAATCCACGCCATTTTTGTGGCCATTGGTGGTGGTGGCCTGATGGCGGGCATTGCCGCCTACGTTAAACGACTCTATCCCGAGATAAAAATGATTGGGGTTGAGCCGGTGGATGCGGATGCCATGGCCCAATCCCTCAAGGCCGGTCAACGGGTTAAGTTGGCTCAGGTCGGCCTCTTTGCTGATGGGGTGGCAGTACGGGAGGTGGGGGACGAAACCTTCCGGCTGTGTCAGCAGTACGTGGACGAGATGATTTTGGTGGATACCGACAATATTTGCGCGGCCATCAAGGATGTCTTTGAGGATACGCGCTCGATTTTGGAACCGGCCGGGGCCTTGGCCATTGCGGGTCTCAAGGCCTACGTGGAACGGGAAGGCTGTCAAGGGGAGAGCCTAATCGCCGTGGCCTGCGGGGCCAATATGAATTTTGATCGTCTCCGCTTTGTGGCCGAACGGGCAGAATATGGGGAACACCGCGAGGCCATTTTTGCTGTGACCATTCCCGAACAACGGGGCAGTCTGCGGCAGTTTTGTGAGCTATTGGGCAAGCATAATTTAACGGAATTTAGCTATCGTATTGCCAGTCGGGAGGAGGCCCATATCTTCGTGGGTATCCAAATTCAAAATCGTGGCGATGCGACCCATCTGGCCGCCATCTTTGAGGGCCATGGCTTTAAGACCTTGGATTTAACCGATGATGAACTCACCAAACTCCACCTGCGGCACATGGTGGGGGGACGTTCCAGCCTAGCCGACCATGAACTGCTCTACCGCTTTGAATTTCCTGAGCGGCCGGGGGCCTTGATGAAATTTTTAAAATGTATGAATCCGGCCTGGAATATTAGCTTGTTCCATTACCGCAACCATGGGGCCGACTATGGACGTATTGTGGTCGGGATGCAGGTTCCCCCGGAGGAGATGGCTGATTGGCAGACATTTCTAGATAACTTGGGTTATCGTTACTGGGATGAAAGCCACAATCCGGCCTATCAGCTTTTTCTGGGCTGA
- a CDS encoding NAD(+) kinase: MELRQVIIAHKAGHPQSKAYAERCAKELEALNCKVLMGPSGYKDNPYPVFLASANEKIDLALVLGGDGTILAAARQLAPEKIPILAVNVGGHLGFLTEPLDLFQDTAAVWERLLQDRYAVLQRMTLEAGLYEGSKENPHLVSERFHCLNEMCIKPASIDRMPTATIEIEIDGELVDQYQCDGLLVATPTGSTCYTASANGPILHPGMDAIIVTPICPLSLSSRPIVIPPGSTVNVWPLGDYELNTKLWTDGSLATGIWPGQRVGIRMAHEPAQFILLREHYSFYHTLRDKLQWAGARIHLENNHTN, encoded by the coding sequence GTGGAACTACGACAGGTTATTATTGCCCACAAGGCCGGCCATCCCCAAAGCAAAGCCTACGCCGAGCGTTGTGCCAAAGAACTCGAAGCACTGAATTGCAAAGTTCTGATGGGCCCCAGTGGCTACAAAGATAACCCCTATCCCGTATTTCTGGCCTCGGCGAACGAAAAGATTGACCTGGCCCTCGTCCTGGGGGGCGATGGCACTATTCTAGCGGCGGCTCGACAATTAGCCCCGGAAAAAATTCCGATTCTTGCGGTTAACGTGGGGGGCCATCTGGGCTTTCTGACGGAACCCCTAGACCTATTTCAGGATACAGCGGCAGTGTGGGAGCGCCTACTCCAGGATCGCTACGCGGTTCTCCAACGCATGACCCTCGAAGCGGGCCTCTACGAAGGGTCTAAGGAAAATCCCCACCTCGTCAGTGAACGTTTCCATTGTCTCAATGAAATGTGCATCAAGCCCGCCAGCATTGACCGAATGCCCACCGCCACCATTGAGATCGAAATTGACGGGGAATTGGTGGATCAATACCAGTGTGATGGTCTACTCGTGGCGACACCGACGGGATCCACCTGCTATACGGCTTCGGCCAATGGCCCGATCCTCCACCCCGGCATGGATGCCATTATCGTTACCCCCATTTGCCCCCTCAGCCTTTCAAGTCGGCCGATCGTGATTCCCCCCGGTTCTACCGTCAATGTTTGGCCCCTGGGAGACTACGAACTCAACACCAAACTCTGGACTGATGGTTCCTTAGCTACCGGCATTTGGCCGGGCCAACGGGTGGGTATTCGTATGGCCCATGAACCGGCCCAGTTTATTCTTCTGCGGGAACATTACTCCTTTTATCACACCCTGCGGGATAAATTGCAGTGGGCGGGGGCCCGCATCCATTTGGAAAATAATCACACTAATTAA
- a CDS encoding circadian clock KaiB family protein: protein MNKYLLKLYITGDSIHSQRAIANIVRICREELNNQYQVEIIDVLEQPHRAEQEKVMVTPTLIKQLPPPLQRIIGDMSNTQRVLFGLDLLPSELELNA, encoded by the coding sequence ATGAATAAATATCTCCTCAAACTCTACATTACTGGCGACTCCATCCATTCCCAGCGGGCCATTGCCAATATTGTGCGCATCTGCCGAGAAGAACTCAATAACCAATACCAGGTGGAAATAATCGACGTTTTGGAACAACCCCATCGGGCCGAACAGGAGAAAGTGATGGTGACACCGACCCTGATCAAACAATTACCCCCGCCCCTACAACGCATTATTGGCGATATGTCCAACACTCAGCGGGTCTTGTTTGGGCTAGACTTACTTCCCAGTGAATTGGAACTTAATGCCTAG